The proteins below are encoded in one region of Neisseria bacilliformis:
- the rsmI gene encoding 16S rRNA (cytidine(1402)-2'-O)-methyltransferase — MPQTHLQKAADSLESALYTVATPIGNLADITLRALAVLRRADLVCAEDTRVTARLLAAYGIQARLISVREHNERQMADKIVSALSDGLIVAQVSDAGTPAVCDPGARLAEHVREAGFKVIPVPGASAVMAALSAAGVSESCFYFNGFLPPKAAARQKLFAAWQGADYPVVMFEAPHRIEAALSDMAAAFPARRLTLARELTKTFETFLSGTVAEIQTALREDPNQTRGEMVLILHPAAPEKNAALPAEALRVLDILAAELPTKQAAELAARITGANKKALYDAALAHKNG, encoded by the coding sequence ATGCCGCAAACCCATCTGCAAAAAGCCGCCGACAGCCTCGAATCCGCGCTTTATACCGTCGCCACCCCCATCGGCAACCTCGCCGACATCACCCTGCGCGCCCTTGCCGTGCTGCGCCGCGCCGACCTCGTCTGCGCCGAAGACACCCGCGTAACCGCCCGCCTGCTCGCCGCCTACGGCATACAGGCGCGCCTTATCAGCGTGCGCGAACACAACGAGCGGCAGATGGCGGACAAGATCGTTTCCGCCCTTTCAGACGGCCTCATCGTCGCCCAAGTGTCCGACGCGGGCACCCCTGCCGTGTGCGACCCCGGCGCAAGGCTGGCCGAACACGTGCGCGAAGCCGGATTCAAAGTGATCCCCGTGCCCGGCGCGAGCGCGGTGATGGCTGCCCTCAGCGCGGCGGGCGTATCCGAATCCTGCTTTTATTTCAACGGTTTTCTGCCGCCCAAAGCTGCCGCCCGCCAAAAACTGTTTGCAGCGTGGCAGGGCGCGGACTATCCGGTCGTGATGTTTGAAGCCCCGCACCGCATCGAAGCCGCCCTCTCCGACATGGCCGCCGCCTTCCCCGCGCGCCGCCTCACGCTGGCGCGCGAGCTGACCAAAACCTTTGAAACCTTTTTAAGCGGTACCGTGGCCGAAATTCAGACGGCCTTACGCGAAGACCCGAACCAGACGCGCGGCGAAATGGTGCTGATCCTCCACCCCGCCGCGCCGGAAAAAAACGCCGCCCTGCCCGCCGAAGCCCTGCGCGTGCTGGACATCCTCGCGGCGGAGCTGCCCACCAAACAGGCGGCCGAGCTGGCGGCGCGGATAACGGGCGCGAACAAAAAAGCCCTGTACGACGCCGCGCTGGCGCACAAAAACGGCTGA
- the yccS gene encoding YccS family putative transporter, with protein MKFKTPPVSGKVLAVLPPLLAVSIVALLVYRFRLQSVAIPLVLGVIAGGLVDLDNAFAGRLKNSAVSLAAFAVSSLAVQASLGHPAIFLPVMAALAFVFTMAGAVGLRYRTIAFGTLAVAVYTTLTHNPESASPWYLNPLMILCGAGLYSLCALAMHALLPHRTVQENTADAYEALGAYLDAKAGFFDPDETAALEERQIALAMANSRVIQAFNLCRSALFYRMRGQHRHPRTTRMLRYYFAAQDIHERASSSHISYRDAADKLKNTDLIFRFLRLMELQAQACRDIAESLRDNRVYEPDPRLARARRGLKQSAAHYAAAHAGAPETPLLQRLSGNLQNINHRLSTLDSGLDENPSADQRIAHHDSAKLRDALKSIAAQLNPQSATFRHAVRMSLLVLVCGLIVETLNLNFGYWILLTAVFVCQPNHSATQSRLKQRITGTLGGVLVGSLMPYFTQSLEAKLMVMSAGVALFFLFRANKYSYSTFFITIQALISFSIAGYDITQALPMRMADTVIGCLLAWAAVSYIWPDWHYLQLGKTGAAAVSADAGYLRAVLVQLEHGGGDNVAYRAARRLAHERAAALSSTLSDMSGEPEKYGTRLHDGFRLLKINYSLIGYISALGAYRDTLSRDESHQTFLRQWFPAADAVCTLAAELPELPEDTFAQRLADTRAALSALTPDSEQAHVLTQQITATADLLQPARESLHGKARPAPVPQAAEAV; from the coding sequence ATGAAATTCAAAACCCCGCCCGTCAGCGGCAAGGTGCTGGCGGTGCTGCCGCCGCTGCTGGCCGTGTCGATTGTCGCCCTGCTTGTGTACCGCTTCCGCCTGCAAAGCGTGGCCATTCCGCTGGTGTTGGGGGTGATTGCGGGCGGGCTGGTGGATTTGGACAACGCCTTTGCAGGCCGTCTGAAAAACAGTGCGGTGTCGCTGGCAGCCTTTGCCGTGTCGTCGCTGGCGGTGCAGGCTTCGCTGGGTCATCCGGCGATATTTCTGCCGGTGATGGCGGCTCTGGCCTTTGTGTTCACCATGGCCGGGGCGGTGGGGCTGCGCTACCGCACCATCGCCTTTGGCACGCTGGCGGTGGCGGTGTACACCACGCTCACCCACAATCCCGAGAGCGCGTCGCCCTGGTATCTCAACCCGCTGATGATACTGTGCGGCGCGGGTCTGTACAGCCTGTGCGCCCTCGCCATGCACGCGCTGCTGCCGCACCGCACGGTGCAGGAAAACACCGCCGACGCTTATGAAGCGTTGGGCGCGTATCTCGACGCGAAGGCCGGTTTTTTCGACCCCGACGAAACCGCCGCCCTCGAAGAGCGGCAAATTGCGCTGGCGATGGCCAACAGCCGCGTCATCCAGGCCTTCAATCTCTGCCGCAGCGCGCTGTTTTACCGGATGCGCGGCCAGCACCGCCACCCGCGCACCACCCGCATGCTGCGCTACTACTTCGCCGCGCAGGACATCCACGAGCGCGCCAGTTCCAGCCACATCAGCTACCGCGACGCGGCCGACAAGCTGAAAAACACCGACCTGATTTTCCGTTTCCTGCGCCTGATGGAATTGCAGGCGCAGGCCTGCCGCGACATCGCCGAGAGCCTGCGCGACAACCGCGTCTACGAACCCGACCCCCGCCTCGCCCGCGCCCGACGCGGCCTGAAACAGTCGGCCGCCCACTACGCCGCCGCCCACGCGGGCGCGCCGGAAACGCCGCTGCTGCAACGCCTCTCCGGCAACCTGCAAAACATCAACCACCGCCTCTCCACCCTCGACAGCGGCCTGGATGAAAACCCGTCCGCCGACCAGCGCATCGCCCACCACGACTCGGCCAAACTGCGCGACGCCCTCAAAAGCATCGCCGCCCAGCTCAACCCCCAGTCGGCCACCTTCCGCCACGCCGTGCGCATGTCGCTGCTGGTGCTGGTGTGCGGCCTCATCGTCGAAACCCTCAACCTCAACTTTGGCTACTGGATACTGCTCACCGCCGTATTCGTCTGCCAGCCCAACCACTCCGCCACCCAAAGCCGCCTCAAACAACGCATCACCGGCACCCTCGGCGGCGTACTGGTCGGCTCCCTGATGCCCTATTTCACCCAGTCGCTCGAAGCTAAACTGATGGTCATGTCCGCCGGCGTCGCCCTCTTCTTCCTCTTTCGCGCCAACAAATACAGCTACTCCACCTTCTTTATCACCATCCAGGCACTCATCAGCTTCTCCATCGCCGGCTACGACATTACCCAAGCCCTGCCCATGCGTATGGCCGACACCGTCATCGGCTGCCTCCTGGCCTGGGCGGCCGTCTCCTACATCTGGCCCGACTGGCACTACCTGCAACTGGGCAAAACCGGCGCGGCCGCCGTATCCGCCGACGCCGGCTACCTGCGCGCCGTACTCGTCCAGCTCGAACACGGCGGCGGCGACAACGTCGCCTACCGCGCCGCCCGCCGCCTCGCCCACGAACGCGCCGCCGCCCTGTCCAGCACCCTCTCCGACATGTCCGGCGAACCCGAAAAATACGGCACCCGCCTGCACGACGGCTTCCGCCTGCTCAAAATCAACTACTCCCTCATCGGCTACATCTCCGCCCTGGGCGCATACCGCGACACCCTCAGCCGCGACGAGTCCCACCAAACCTTCCTGCGCCAATGGTTTCCCGCCGCCGATGCCGTCTGCACCCTCGCCGCCGAACTGCCCGAACTGCCCGAAGACACCTTTGCCCAACGCCTTGCCGACACCCGCGCCGCCCTCTCCGCCCTCACCCCCGACAGCGAGCAGGCGCACGTCCTCACCCAGCAGATCACCGCCACCGCCGACCTGCTCCAACCCGCCCGCGAATCCCTGCACGGCAAAGCCCGACCCGCCCCCGTCCCGCAGGCCGCAGAGGCCGTCTGA
- the ispH gene encoding 4-hydroxy-3-methylbut-2-enyl diphosphate reductase has product MSGKTIMLANPRGFCAGVDRAISIVERALEEFGAPIYVRHEVVHNKFVVDNLREKGAVFIEDLADVPPGATLIYSAHGVSKAVQDEAAARGFRVFDATCPLVTKVHKEVARLDTQGYQIIMIGHAGHPEVEGTMGQLPEGSILLVQTVEDVAALEVADPDRLSHVSQTTLSVDETRDIIAALKARFPNIKSPPKDDICYATTNRQEAVKQLAAECDIVIVVGSPNSSNSNRLREVAAQRGVDAYMVDNASHLRREWFAGKRQVGVTAGASAPEVLVQEVLDTLKAWGHDTLREGEGTEESIVFVLPKELRGEKKAV; this is encoded by the coding sequence ATGAGCGGCAAAACCATCATGCTCGCCAACCCGCGCGGCTTCTGCGCGGGCGTGGACAGAGCCATCAGCATCGTGGAGCGCGCGCTGGAAGAATTCGGCGCGCCGATTTACGTGCGCCACGAAGTCGTCCACAACAAATTCGTGGTGGACAACCTGCGCGAGAAAGGCGCGGTTTTCATTGAGGATTTGGCCGACGTGCCGCCGGGCGCGACCCTGATCTACTCGGCGCACGGCGTGTCCAAGGCGGTGCAGGACGAGGCGGCGGCGCGGGGTTTCCGCGTGTTCGACGCCACCTGCCCGCTGGTTACCAAAGTGCACAAGGAAGTGGCGCGGCTGGATACGCAGGGCTACCAGATCATCATGATCGGCCACGCGGGGCACCCCGAAGTGGAAGGCACGATGGGGCAGCTTCCCGAAGGTTCGATTCTTTTGGTGCAGACCGTCGAAGACGTGGCCGCGCTCGAAGTGGCCGACCCCGACCGCCTCTCGCACGTGAGCCAGACCACGCTTTCGGTGGACGAAACGCGCGACATCATCGCCGCCCTCAAAGCGCGTTTCCCTAACATCAAAAGCCCGCCCAAAGACGACATCTGCTACGCCACCACCAACCGTCAGGAGGCGGTGAAGCAGCTGGCCGCCGAATGCGACATCGTCATCGTCGTCGGCTCGCCCAACTCGTCCAACAGCAACCGCCTGCGCGAAGTGGCCGCCCAGCGCGGTGTGGACGCCTATATGGTGGACAACGCCTCCCACCTGCGCCGCGAATGGTTCGCGGGCAAACGGCAGGTGGGCGTAACCGCCGGCGCGTCCGCCCCCGAAGTGCTGGTGCAGGAAGTGCTGGACACGCTCAAAGCCTGGGGGCACGACACCCTGCGCGAGGGCGAGGGCACGGAAGAAAGCATTGTTTTCGTGCTGCCCAAAGAGCTGCGCGGCGAGAAAAAGGCCGTCTGA
- a CDS encoding THUMP domain-containing class I SAM-dependent RNA methyltransferase codes for MTDYPLFATCPRGLETVLAQELAEQGCANVRTADGGASCTGGLEQIYRANLHSRTASRVLLRLAHGAYRSENDIYRLARSIRWHKWFSDGHTVKVQTEGRRAAVKSLDFVSLKTKDALCDHFRERTGRRPSVDKHRPDIRIRVFLDDKTAQIFLDTSGEALFKRGYRQDTGEAPLRENLAAGLLLLAGYDGSRPFQDPFCGSGTLAIEAAWIALNRAPGLMRRFGFEKLAVHDPALWARLKAQARAAAKDRPSENIAAGDNDRAMTRAAQANARAAEVEAFIDIATCDAQDARPNGADGIMLSNPPYGVRLSEVQALHALYPQLGSWLKQHYPGWRVGMFTADRDMPKLMRLTPSRKIPLYNGKLDCRLFLLDMVSGSNRKNGA; via the coding sequence ATGACCGACTACCCCCTCTTCGCCACCTGTCCGCGCGGCCTCGAAACCGTGCTCGCGCAAGAACTCGCCGAGCAAGGCTGCGCAAACGTCCGAACCGCCGACGGCGGCGCGTCCTGCACCGGCGGCCTCGAACAAATCTATCGCGCCAACCTCCATTCCCGCACTGCCTCCCGCGTCCTCCTGCGCCTCGCGCACGGCGCGTACCGCAGCGAAAACGACATCTACCGCCTCGCCCGCAGCATCCGCTGGCACAAATGGTTTTCAGACGGCCACACCGTCAAAGTACAAACCGAAGGCCGCCGCGCCGCCGTCAAAAGCCTCGACTTCGTCAGCCTCAAAACCAAAGACGCCCTCTGCGACCACTTCCGCGAGCGCACCGGCCGCCGCCCCTCGGTAGACAAACACCGCCCCGACATCCGCATCCGCGTCTTCCTCGACGACAAAACCGCGCAAATCTTCCTCGACACCAGCGGCGAAGCCCTGTTCAAACGCGGCTACCGCCAAGACACCGGCGAAGCCCCCCTGCGCGAAAACCTCGCCGCCGGCCTGCTGCTTTTGGCAGGCTACGACGGCAGCCGGCCCTTCCAAGACCCCTTCTGCGGCAGCGGCACCCTCGCCATCGAAGCTGCCTGGATCGCCCTCAACCGCGCCCCCGGCCTCATGCGCCGCTTCGGTTTTGAAAAACTGGCCGTGCACGATCCCGCCCTGTGGGCGCGCCTCAAAGCCCAAGCCCGCGCCGCCGCCAAAGACAGGCCGTCTGAAAACATCGCCGCCGGCGACAACGACCGCGCCATGACCCGTGCCGCCCAAGCCAACGCCCGCGCCGCCGAAGTTGAAGCCTTCATCGACATCGCCACCTGCGACGCGCAGGACGCCCGCCCCAACGGCGCGGACGGCATCATGCTCTCCAACCCGCCCTACGGCGTGCGCCTCTCCGAAGTGCAGGCACTGCACGCCCTCTACCCCCAGCTCGGCAGCTGGCTCAAACAGCACTACCCCGGCTGGCGCGTCGGCATGTTCACCGCCGACCGCGACATGCCCAAACTCATGCGCCTCACCCCGAGCCGCAAAATCCCCCTCTACAACGGCAAACTCGACTGCCGCCTGTTCCTCCTGGACATGGTGTCCGGCAGCAACCGCAAAAACGGCGCGTAG
- a CDS encoding pseudouridine synthase: MTGQEPLRLSKRMAELGLCSRREADAYIERGWVRVNGQTAVLGQKVSPADRIDLAREAHETQARRVTVLLNKPVGYVSGQPEKGYRAAVELFTPENRWEGDQSRIPFDPRHLRGLAPAGRLDIDSVGLLVLTQDGRTAKQLVGADGGSEKEYLVRVRGRLKENGLALLNHGLSLDGEPLRPAKVEWQNRDQLRFVLRQGKKRQIRRMCELVGLTVVGLKRIRIGRVKLGALPPGKWRYLASDERF, from the coding sequence ATGACCGGACAAGAACCCCTCCGCCTTTCCAAACGCATGGCCGAACTCGGCCTCTGCTCGCGGCGCGAAGCCGACGCCTATATCGAACGCGGCTGGGTACGCGTGAACGGCCAAACTGCCGTGCTCGGCCAGAAAGTAAGCCCCGCCGACCGCATCGACCTCGCCCGCGAAGCGCACGAAACCCAGGCGCGGCGCGTAACCGTCCTCCTCAACAAACCCGTCGGCTACGTCAGCGGCCAGCCCGAAAAAGGCTACCGCGCCGCCGTAGAGCTTTTCACACCCGAAAACCGCTGGGAAGGCGACCAAAGCCGCATCCCGTTCGACCCGCGCCACCTGCGCGGCCTCGCTCCCGCCGGCCGCCTCGACATCGACTCCGTCGGCCTGCTCGTCCTCACCCAGGACGGGCGCACCGCCAAACAGCTCGTCGGCGCGGACGGCGGTAGCGAAAAAGAATACCTCGTGCGCGTCAGAGGCCGTCTGAAAGAAAACGGCCTCGCCCTGCTCAACCACGGATTAAGCCTCGACGGCGAACCGCTGCGCCCCGCCAAAGTGGAATGGCAGAACCGGGACCAGCTCCGTTTCGTGCTGCGCCAGGGCAAAAAACGCCAAATCCGCCGCATGTGCGAACTGGTCGGCCTCACCGTGGTCGGCCTCAAACGCATCCGCATCGGCCGCGTCAAACTCGGCGCACTGCCCCCGGGCAAATGGCGTTACCTCGCCTCGGACGAGCGTTTCTGA
- a CDS encoding DUF7716 domain-containing protein encodes MATAQLRHPYTLAELVAAPVAPIAADTVCLLDEPLDDETFDEDDNPEGYSDFVFANGLELLYYGRQFADAVANTLHQKSGAATEDIVRNLGYYAQHDTYLDF; translated from the coding sequence ATGGCAACCGCCCAACTGCGCCACCCCTACACCCTCGCCGAACTCGTCGCCGCCCCCGTCGCGCCGATTGCCGCCGACACCGTCTGCCTGCTCGACGAACCGCTCGACGACGAAACTTTCGACGAAGACGACAACCCCGAAGGCTATTCCGACTTCGTATTCGCCAACGGTTTGGAACTGCTTTACTACGGCCGGCAGTTCGCCGACGCCGTCGCCAACACCCTGCACCAGAAAAGCGGCGCGGCAACGGAAGACATCGTCCGCAACCTCGGCTACTACGCGCAACACGACACCTATCTTGATTTTTAG
- a CDS encoding zinc-dependent alcohol dehydrogenase family protein, with translation MKAMVYHGAGDIRFEEKPKPQIIDPTDAVVKIVKTTICGTDLGIWKGKNPEVADGRILGHEGIGIVEEVGSAVKNVKPGDKVIISCVSKCCTCDNCKIQLYSHCRNGGWILGYMIDGTQAEYVRTPYADNSLVPLPANVNEEVALLLSDALPTAHEIGVQYGDVKPGDTVFIAGAGPVGMSALLTAQLYSPAAIIVCDMDENRLKLAKELGATHTVSPASGDVSKQVFDIVGQDGVDCAIEAVGIPATWNMCQDIVKPGGHIAIVGVHGQSVDFKLEKLWIKNLAITTGLVNANTTEMLMKAISSSPVDYTKMLTHHFKFDKLEKAYDVFKHAAENQAMKVVLVNG, from the coding sequence ATGAAAGCAATGGTTTACCACGGCGCGGGCGACATCCGCTTTGAAGAAAAACCCAAGCCGCAGATTATCGATCCCACCGACGCGGTGGTGAAAATCGTCAAAACCACGATTTGCGGCACCGACTTGGGCATCTGGAAAGGCAAAAACCCCGAAGTGGCCGACGGCCGCATCCTCGGCCACGAGGGCATCGGCATCGTCGAAGAAGTCGGCTCGGCGGTGAAAAACGTCAAACCCGGCGACAAAGTCATTATTTCCTGCGTCAGCAAATGCTGCACCTGCGACAACTGCAAAATCCAGCTCTACTCGCACTGCCGCAACGGCGGCTGGATACTCGGCTACATGATCGACGGCACGCAGGCCGAATACGTGCGCACCCCCTATGCCGACAACAGCCTTGTGCCGCTGCCCGCCAACGTCAACGAAGAAGTCGCCCTGCTGCTCTCCGACGCGCTGCCCACCGCCCATGAAATCGGCGTGCAATACGGCGACGTGAAACCCGGCGACACCGTATTCATCGCCGGCGCAGGCCCCGTGGGCATGTCCGCCCTCCTCACCGCCCAGCTTTACAGCCCCGCCGCGATTATCGTGTGCGACATGGACGAAAACCGCCTCAAACTCGCCAAAGAGCTCGGCGCAACGCACACCGTCAGCCCCGCATCGGGCGACGTGTCCAAGCAAGTATTTGATATAGTGGGACAAGACGGCGTGGACTGCGCCATCGAAGCGGTCGGCATCCCCGCCACCTGGAATATGTGCCAGGATATCGTCAAACCCGGCGGCCACATCGCCATAGTCGGCGTTCACGGGCAATCGGTTGATTTCAAACTGGAAAAACTGTGGATCAAAAACCTCGCCATCACCACCGGCCTGGTCAACGCCAACACCACCGAAATGCTGATGAAAGCCATCTCGTCCAGCCCCGTCGATTACACCAAAATGCTCACCCACCATTTCAAATTCGACAAACTGGAAAAAGCCTACGACGTGTTCAAACACGCCGCCGAAAACCAGGCGATGAAAGTGGTGCTGGTCAACGGATAA
- a CDS encoding phosphoheptose isomerase — protein sequence MTTLEERVRAHFEESIAAKRQAAEVLAGPTAEAAQMLLECLMNDGKILVCGNGGSAADAQHFAAELTGRFEKERMELAALALTTDTSALTAIGNDYGFEHVFSKQVRALGRPGDVLLGISTSGNSGNVIEAIKAAHERDMRILAFTGRDGGKIAAMLKDDDILLNVPHPRTARIQENHIVLVHALCDCIDTMLMEGV from the coding sequence ATGACCACCCTTGAAGAACGCGTCCGCGCCCATTTTGAAGAAAGCATCGCCGCCAAACGGCAGGCCGCCGAAGTGCTGGCCGGGCCGACCGCCGAAGCCGCGCAAATGCTGCTCGAATGCCTGATGAACGACGGCAAAATCCTCGTCTGCGGCAACGGCGGCTCGGCGGCCGACGCGCAGCATTTCGCCGCCGAACTCACCGGCCGGTTTGAAAAAGAACGCATGGAGCTGGCCGCCCTCGCCCTCACCACCGACACCTCCGCCCTCACCGCCATCGGCAACGACTACGGCTTCGAGCACGTATTCAGCAAACAGGTGCGCGCCCTCGGCCGCCCCGGCGACGTGCTGCTGGGCATCTCCACCTCGGGCAACTCCGGCAACGTCATCGAAGCCATCAAAGCCGCCCACGAACGCGACATGCGCATCCTCGCCTTCACCGGCCGCGACGGCGGCAAAATCGCCGCCATGCTCAAAGACGACGATATTTTGTTAAACGTCCCCCACCCGCGCACCGCCCGCATTCAGGAAAACCACATCGTCCTCGTCCACGCCCTGTGCGACTGCATCGACACCATGCTGATGGAAGGCGTGTAA
- a CDS encoding YraN family protein — protein MRLNHPSGQAAEDAALRFLQENGCRLLARNWHCPHGEIDLVVQSGALLLFVEVKYRKSAAFGGAAYSITPAKLARLQKSVEHYLQKHPHRGGCRLDAVLIEGNARPLWLQNITG, from the coding sequence ATGCGTTTGAACCACCCCAGCGGGCAGGCGGCCGAGGATGCCGCGCTGCGTTTTTTGCAGGAAAACGGCTGCCGCCTGCTGGCGCGCAACTGGCACTGCCCGCACGGCGAAATCGATCTGGTCGTGCAATCGGGCGCACTCTTGCTGTTTGTTGAAGTAAAATACCGCAAATCCGCCGCGTTCGGCGGCGCGGCATACAGCATCACGCCCGCCAAACTGGCCAGGCTGCAAAAAAGCGTCGAGCACTACCTGCAAAAACACCCGCACCGCGGCGGCTGCCGCCTCGACGCGGTGCTGATCGAAGGAAACGCCCGCCCGCTCTGGCTGCAAAACATCACAGGATAA
- the nth gene encoding endonuclease III, which produces MNKHTRYQIFARWRAANPHPQTELHYNSPFQLLIAVLLSAQATDKGVNKATAHLFPAAPTPQAMLDLGLAGVMEYTKTIGLYKTKSKHIIETCRILIEKHGGQVPQTREELEALPGVGRKTANVVLNTAFGQKAMAVDTHIFRVSNRMNLAPGKNVREVEDKLLRVIPDEFILNAHHWLILHGRYVCKAQKPLCHQCIVNDLCEYKGKTVSLPPPLAEAV; this is translated from the coding sequence ATGAACAAACATACCCGCTACCAAATCTTCGCCCGCTGGCGCGCCGCCAACCCGCACCCGCAAACCGAGCTGCACTACAACAGCCCCTTCCAGCTCCTCATCGCCGTCCTCCTCTCCGCCCAGGCCACCGACAAAGGCGTGAACAAAGCCACTGCGCACCTCTTCCCCGCCGCCCCCACGCCGCAGGCCATGCTTGATTTGGGCTTGGCCGGTGTGATGGAATACACCAAAACCATCGGCCTTTACAAAACCAAGTCCAAACACATCATCGAAACCTGCCGCATCCTCATCGAAAAACACGGCGGCCAAGTGCCGCAGACGCGCGAAGAGCTTGAAGCCCTCCCCGGCGTCGGCCGCAAAACTGCCAACGTCGTCCTCAACACCGCCTTCGGCCAAAAAGCCATGGCCGTGGACACCCACATCTTCCGCGTCAGCAACCGCATGAACCTCGCCCCCGGCAAAAACGTGCGCGAAGTGGAAGACAAACTGCTGCGCGTCATCCCCGACGAATTCATTTTAAACGCGCACCACTGGCTCATCCTGCACGGCCGCTACGTCTGCAAAGCGCAAAAACCCCTGTGCCACCAATGCATTGTGAACGACTTGTGCGAATACAAAGGCAAAACCGTTTCCCTGCCGCCGCCTCTTGCCGAGGCCGTCTGA
- the mutY gene encoding A/G-specific adenine glycosylase: MHTAVPPAQRPSETRSDGLADTFADRLIRWQKQHGRHNLPWHSRDPYRVWLSEIMLQQTQVSTVARYYPRFLAAFSTAAALAAAPEDQVLALWQGLGYYSRARNLHKAAKQIAAEHGGAFPRSRAGLETLSGVGRSTAAAIAAFAFCQRETILDGNVKRVLCRVFAREGDPADKKFEQSLWTLAESLLPADPADMPAYTQGLMDLGATVCTRAKPQCPACPMADVCQARKQGRTAELPRRKSTQPVPTLPLYWLVLRDSDGAVFLQKRPTKGIWGGLYCVPCFDTLEALHDAAAQHGVCSDGLEEQAALTHRLTHRLLLITPFAARCGRPSEKVSDGLWVPPQDLPAYGLPKPLAAYLGAEAV; encoded by the coding sequence ATGCACACCGCCGTCCCGCCCGCACAAAGGCCGTCTGAAACCCGTTCAGACGGCCTCGCCGACACCTTCGCCGACCGCCTCATCCGCTGGCAGAAACAACACGGCCGCCACAACCTGCCCTGGCACAGCCGCGACCCCTACCGCGTCTGGCTCTCCGAAATCATGCTGCAACAAACCCAGGTGTCCACCGTTGCCCGATACTACCCGCGCTTTCTCGCCGCCTTCTCCACCGCCGCCGCCCTTGCCGCCGCGCCCGAAGACCAAGTGCTCGCCCTCTGGCAGGGGCTGGGCTATTACAGCCGCGCCCGCAACCTGCACAAAGCCGCCAAACAAATCGCCGCAGAGCACGGCGGCGCGTTCCCCCGAAGCCGCGCCGGTCTCGAAACCCTCAGCGGCGTCGGCCGCAGCACCGCCGCCGCCATCGCCGCCTTCGCCTTCTGCCAACGCGAAACCATCCTCGACGGCAACGTCAAACGCGTCCTCTGCCGCGTTTTCGCGCGCGAGGGCGACCCCGCCGACAAAAAATTCGAGCAAAGCCTGTGGACGCTGGCCGAAAGCCTGCTGCCCGCCGACCCCGCCGACATGCCCGCCTACACCCAGGGGCTGATGGACCTTGGCGCAACCGTCTGCACCCGCGCCAAACCGCAATGCCCCGCCTGCCCGATGGCCGACGTCTGCCAAGCCCGCAAACAAGGCCGTACCGCCGAACTGCCCCGCCGTAAAAGCACGCAGCCCGTGCCCACCCTGCCGCTCTACTGGCTTGTTTTGCGGGACTCTGACGGCGCGGTTTTCCTGCAAAAACGCCCCACCAAAGGCATCTGGGGCGGCCTCTACTGCGTGCCCTGTTTCGACACGCTCGAAGCCTTGCACGATGCCGCCGCGCAACACGGCGTGTGTTCGGACGGCCTCGAAGAACAAGCCGCCCTCACCCACCGCCTCACCCACCGCCTGCTGCTCATCACCCCCTTCGCCGCCCGCTGCGGGAGGCCGTCTGAAAAAGTTTCAGACGGCCTGTGGGTGCCGCCGCAAGACCTGCCCGCCTACGGCCTGCCCAAACCGCTGGCGGCCTATCTGGGCGCAGAGGCCGTCTGA
- the lspA gene encoding signal peptidase II — MRNTPSTLRYWLLSAAAVVLDQISKYAVLARFEDFERLPVVSGFFDLTLVYNTGAAFSFLASAGGWQKYFFVALAAVISVWLVRAVRKGEFGALGSWGAAMVVGGALGNVIDRFVHGKVVDFLLFYGETWSYPAFNVADSFICVGAALLVLDSFTHKKHGRPSENTQKEAS, encoded by the coding sequence ATGCGAAACACACCGTCCACCCTGCGCTACTGGCTGCTCTCCGCCGCCGCCGTGGTGCTCGACCAAATCAGCAAATACGCCGTTCTGGCGCGTTTTGAAGACTTTGAACGCCTGCCCGTCGTCAGCGGCTTTTTCGACCTCACGCTGGTGTACAACACCGGCGCGGCGTTCAGCTTTCTCGCCTCAGCCGGCGGCTGGCAGAAATACTTTTTTGTCGCGCTGGCGGCGGTGATTTCCGTGTGGCTGGTGCGCGCGGTGCGAAAGGGCGAGTTCGGCGCACTCGGCTCGTGGGGCGCGGCGATGGTGGTCGGCGGCGCGCTGGGCAACGTTATCGACCGCTTTGTCCACGGAAAAGTGGTGGACTTTCTACTTTTCTACGGCGAAACATGGTCTTATCCCGCATTCAACGTGGCCGATAGCTTTATCTGCGTCGGCGCGGCACTGCTGGTGCTCGACAGCTTCACCCACAAAAAACACGGCAGGCCGTCTGAAAACACGCAAAAGGAAGCCTCATGA